A genomic region of Prionailurus viverrinus isolate Anna chromosome D4, UM_Priviv_1.0, whole genome shotgun sequence contains the following coding sequences:
- the NDUFB6 gene encoding NADH dehydrogenase [ubiquinone] 1 beta subcomplex subunit 6, with amino-acid sequence MSGYTPDEKLRLQQLRELRRRWLKDQELSPREPVLPPQRVWPMERFWNKFLQDQAPWKKVIYKAYGHSIFAFTHVLIPAWIIHYYIKYHVNAKPYAIVERKPRIFPGDTILETGEVIPPMKEFPDQHH; translated from the exons ATGTCGGGGTACACGCCCGATGAGAAACTGCGGCTGCAGCAGCTCCGAGAGCTGAGAAGGCGATGGCTAAAGGACCAAGAACTGAGCCCCCGGGAGCCGGTGCTGCCCCCGCAGAGGGTGTGGCCTATGGAGAGATTCTGGAATAAGTTTTTGCAGGACCAGGCCCCCTGGAAGAAGGTG ATTTATAAGGCATATGGACACAGTATCTTTGCTTTTACTCATGTACTTATACCTGCCTGGATTATTCATTATTATATCAAATATCATGTGAAT GCAAAACCATATGCCATTGTTGAAAGGAAGCCCAGAATATTCCCA ggTGATACAATTCTGGAGACTGGAGAAGTAATTCCACCAATGAAAGAATTTCCTGATCAGCATCACtga
- the SMIM27 gene encoding small integral membrane protein 27: MKPVSRRTLDWTYSVLLLAIVLLSWGYVIYASTVVARRQLSKKYPDKILGMNENL; this comes from the exons ATGAAGCCAGTGAGTCGCCGCACCCTGGACTGGACTTATTCAGTG TTGCTTCTCGCGATCGTATTGCTCTCCTGGGGATATGTCATCTATGCATCAACAGTAGTCGCACGACGACAGCTAAGCAAGAAATACCCAGACAAAATCTTGGGGATGAATGAGAATTTGTAA